The following is a genomic window from Bos taurus isolate L1 Dominette 01449 registration number 42190680 breed Hereford chromosome 11, ARS-UCD2.0, whole genome shotgun sequence.
GTGAGCCCCTTGTGCACTGGGGGAAGCCGGGGCACTGAGGGAACTTTGGGTCATTTGGGGTCGTCCTGTCCCAAGGGAACCTTGCCTGAGGTTAGGCCTGGCTAAGAGGGCCCAGCCCCTGGCCCCGCCCCACAGTGGCCTGTCGCCGTGACATCTTCCAAGAGGCACTCACAGGGTATGAAGCCCATGTAGAAGGGTATCAGGCCCTGGCTTCTGTAGATGGTGTTGCTGGGCCAGTGTGTGCTGGGCAGCCTCTCACCCAGGGCACAGATGGGATTTCTGAGCAGAAACTGGGAAAACAGGCAGGTCAGTGCTGCCATGTCCTGCCTCCCGAGCTGGAAACCATGGAGCAGAATGTCCTGGCGGTGTAAGGCTGGCATTTTGGGAAGTGAGTGGCTCAAGGGTCTTCCCTCCCCACGGCACTCCAGACCTGGGAGCCAAGACCTAGTCAGAAGGACATGGCTTGGGGGTAGAGGGGAGCGCAAGGGATAGCCTCTGGGCTAGGCAGAGCTTcccccagggaagccagaggGTGGAGACAGCCTTGCTCACCCAGGGGTGGTGTCCACACACCTGGCTCTTGTCGAACTCGTCCATAGCCTGTGTGACCCCATCGCGATAATTCATCCCCATCACCCAGGCAAACCGAGGGACAAAGCCTGCATaacctggggaaggaggaggtcAGTGTCCCCTGCAGGTCCCCACTTGCCCTGGGGGTGTCAGGGCAGTCTGTGCAGTCTCCTCCCCCTTCCTAAAGAGGAATGGGCCCTCAGAGTGCCCACCTTGGGAAGGGCCCAGGGGTAGCCTCCTCACTTGCTCTCCCCCGGGCCCTCGGGGCCTTGGTGGGGAGGGCACGCACCTGAGATGGCCTTGCGCTGGATCAGCTTGGGGTGGCCCAGCTGCGGCAGCCTGTGGAACCTGCCCACGTCGAGTGTCTCCTGCCAGTGGGCGAGGGGTGGGGACTCGTCCCTCCTGCAGTGGTACAGCTGAAATGGGGAGGCGCAGGTCACTGCCCAGCCCCTGCCAGGTctggctggggtggggcctggtGCCCGTGTTCCTGGGGTGTCCCTCAGTTACCTGGTATTGCCCGGGAGCCTCGCAGGCAGGGGCGGTGCTCTTCCAGGCCTCTTCCCCTAATGCCAGCCGCAGCCCCGGGTGTCCAAGGTCCCTGGAGTCCCCCTTCCTGCCCGGAGGGCAGGGGGCGTAAGGGGGATAGGGCATGAAGCCTGCAGGCAGTGGGACTTGCCTGGATACATTCTCACCCCCCAGGGACCCCTGGGCATCCGCCTCCTGGGGTGGGAACCGGCCCAGCATCTCAAAGTTCTTGTAGGGCTTCAGACCTGTGTGGACAGGGCAGCTTTGAGCCACAGCAGGCAGGAGGGCATCCTGGGGTGTGGCAGGGCCGAGGTGCAGGGGTGCAGGCGGCTTACCAGTGTAGTGGGGTATGTAGGGCTCAATCAGGTCACGGCAGGGCACAAACGGTGGCTTGGGCTTGCTGAAGTCCTCGATGAACTTGGGTTTGGCCACGGGGGCCAGCACGGAGCAGGGGCTCTTCTGCACGCTGGGGTCTGTGAGCAGCTGCGCCGTGGTGCGCCCGTAGGTGTCCCCCACCCGGTAGCGCAGCTGCGGGTAGAAGCCGGCATAGCTGCAGAGGCGAGAGGGCGAGGCCGGGCCCCACCAGCAGGTGTGGACCTGGCCTGCGGGCCGCAGACGAGAGCCTCCACACGCCTGCAGAGCGCGGTCACGGCAGCCCCGCCATCGGGCTCCTGGGGCTCGAGTGGGCAGCTCAGGCCAAGCACCGAGAACAGGCCTGGCCAGTGGGAAGGGAGCTGTGTCGTCCTCCCCGCTGTCCGCCAGCCATTTTCCAGCAAGGGGTGGAAAGATGAGAGAATGGGGAGCTCTGCCCCCCAAAGCATTGCAGGGAGGAGACAGGCTGGGCCTTGGGCTAAGGCACAGGGGAGCTGGCAGGATACGGGGAGGGTGTGGGAGGACGCTGCTGGTGGGGGAGGTTCAGGCCTGTGGGAAAGTGGCGTGGGTGCTACGGCTGAGCCCTGAGGAATGGCCTGTGTGACAGCAAGGGGTGTGcgctgttttctttttaaaacttgcctggtggcacagtgcagggggcacgggctcagtccctggtctgggaagattccacgtgccacgaaGCAacccacaaccactgagcctgcccgctgcagctcctgaagcctATGCACCTAGAGCCTCTGCTCCGCCAGACAGCACTGCGCTGAGCAGCCGGGCACTGCCGTGGAGAGGGGCCTCCGCTCGCCACGGCCAGGGGGAGCCCCTGCACAGAGCCCCAGCATGGCCAGAAATAAcaaatactaacacatatatatataaaataaatctatCAAAAAGACCCTGCTCAAGTGAATACAGGTCAGTCCACGAGCTGAGCGAGGCTGAGCCTGAAGGGCAGGGCCTCTTCAGTGTCACCAGAGTTGGTTCTGTTCTCACTGGCCTTTTTTTGCATGTGGTCTGAGTGTGTGTCAGTGTGCACGCTGCGTCAGTGAGGAGGcccatttctgtttgtttttggtcTTGCTGTGGGGCaggcaggatcctagttccccaaccagggatcgaacctgtgccccctgcagcggAAGCTCGGTCTTAACGGCTGGACCCCCAGAGAACTCCCCGTTTCTGTTTTTGACGTGGGGACACCTAGCAAGGCGGCCTGTAGGCCATGCCCATCAGTTCACTCTGGGAGCTCAtgtcctctttattttttaatttattttttcatgttttgggGGCACAAGGCATGCAAGGTCTTAGTttctgggccagggattgaatccttgcTCCCTGCGGTGGAAGCAGAGTCTCTAACCCCCAGACCGCCAGGGCTGGCCCAGCTCAGCTCTTCGTTAAAGCAGGACGCACTCTGGAGGGACAGGCCAGCACCCCCAGCTGTCATGCCGACCCCAGCCTCTGCTCTCCGCAGACGTGCGCCCACCTGGCACGGCTGCACCGGCAGGGCGGGCCGGCCAGGCCCCCGCAAACCTGCCCCAGCCCTCCTGACTGGCCTGCAGCCTCACCCCGCTCCCCGGGCACCCCGGTTCCCAGCTCCCGCCCAAGAGCCCCCTGCTCCGGCCTCAGCTTCCTGGAGACCCAGCTCTGGGATCCCCTCAGGGCCCTGGCCGTGCTGCGCCACCCCCCGGGGACCCAGGCCCGGCCCAGGCCTGTGGCGCTTACCCAGGGATGTAGTGAGGTTCTGGCGAGAAGAGGTTGTGCTTCTGAGGGGCTGTCATCGCGCCTCAGTTCTGCGGGGCTGCCTCCAGCCCCACGCCTGTGCCTGCCACCATCCAGAGAGGAGCCCTGTTGCCTGGCAACCATTGTGAGGAGGCCTGACTGCTGAGCTGCCCTGCCCGCACCGGTGAGCACTCCCCCCTCAAGGTGGGGCCACAGGCTGGGGCTGTCACACTGGGGACCTAGCACTTGGAGAACAGGAGCCCCAATGGCAGCCCAGGCAGCCCCGCTGGGCAGTGAGGGGCAGGCCTGGGCCAGGATGCTCACAACCCGCAGGAGGCCAGGGGCCCAGTGAAAAGCAGCCCCTCGGGGTGAGGCTAACTGAGCCCCCACCCTGAGCCCCCTCCTCAGACACGAGGCGCTGGCCACTCTGGAGGCACCGCCGTGAGGTTCAGCAAGTGACCTCCTGAGCCAGGGAGCCGCCGGGACTCGGTCCTCGGGGGTCTTTGCCCTGGAGCCGGCACTGCTGTTTAAGTCACCAAGTCAAGtccggttctttgtgaccccaggaactgtagcccacaggctcctctgtccatgggatttcccaggcaagaagactggaaagggttgtcatttccctctccaaggggtcttcccgacccagggatcgaacccacgtctcctgatcTGTCactattttccatttaaaacaaaTCCTGattttgggggggcgggggtgtaGGGAGGACTTTCTAAGCAAACAATGAAGAAAGGTGGCATAAAGGGGGCAGTTAGCAGGTTCAAGCACACGTCAAAAAACAGTATAATCAGTACCAAGAGACAGGTGACAGAGAGCGGGAAGCGTCTCCAGCGAGTGTTGCGTGCAGATGTGGTATCAGTAGAAACAAGCTCCCAAAGCAAACCCAGGAGAAGTTAACACCCAACAGAAAAGCACGTGAAACGTGCCCACAGTGAGGACAGAGCCTCGGTTAAACGAGTGAGGGCTCTGGCGGCCTGACGCTCCTCACCGGCACAGAGACCACCTCTCCCGTGGGGACACCGGCGGCCGGGCTCTGCCCCGCGGCTCCCACTCGGTCCCGAGGAGACGCGGGGCACAGGTGTGCGCGTCACCCACCGTGGCAGGGTTCGTCCCGGGGAACCCGAGCTGCTCCCCAGGGAGCGACCCTGGAGCAGGCGGGGAGCCCCTCGCCCTGATTAAAGGTGTGTTTCCTCAAGCGAGTCGCTACCGACAGGAGCGCCAGGCAGGCCTGGAGGCGCCCGATGGGAGGGCCTGGGAGAGGGAGAAACAGGCGTGCGTGGGGGACTGGGGGACAGGACATCCTTGGCTGTGCTGCCCGGGTGAGGCCaaggccggggccggggccggtcAGCTGGTCGGCTCCGGAAGGCGCTGCGGGGGCCTGGCGCCCACCCGGCCTCATCGTGGCTTAGTGTTTCAGCCTCAGCAGCCCCGTCCAGGCTCTGCGCCCCCCCAAGGACAGTGTCCCCCAGCCTCACCTGAGCTGCCAGGCCtgcctcccccttccctggggagtcccctctgccctcccctgtgTCTCCTTCGGCTGGCCCTGCAGGCTCAGCAGTCCACAGCCCCTGCCCCCTTCTCTACCCTCTGCCAGGGCCTCAGTCCTTCCCAAGCACTACTAGAGTGGGCCCTAGGGCCTCGGGAGACCCAAAAGTCCAGGAGATCGGAAGGGTTGGAACAAGAaagtggaggaaggagaaaggtcAGCGGAGTTGAGAGTCACGGGGGCCTGCTGGGGGCAGCTGATCCCAGGGCAACCCACATCGCTGGTCAGGGGAGAGGCCACTTTAGGGCTGGACAGTGCTTCCCAGGGAGTCCCTGGCAACGGGGGACCCATGTCCAGTCAGTGAGGTCACAGAGCCCTGTGATGTCCCTAGGGGAGGGGAGCCAGAGACCCTGATAATGAATTTTGACCAGAAGGCGGTGAAATTCCTGGCAAATTTTCACATCAATGGAGGCAGACACTGGACCCATGGCTCCCTGAAGCAGAAGCCACCTGTGACTTCCCAGTAACTGCCCGCACGGTGGGCTGGCTGGGGGGCAGTGGCCTGGCTGGCCCTCAGGCTGCGTGGATGGTGGCTGCTCGTGTCTCTCGCAGGCTCAATGCTGCTGTGCTGTTGTCGGGCCTGGAACTAGGGCTGGGGGCCACCTGGGAGGAGATGTGGCCCCCAGCAGTGCAGGAGCTCCAGGTGGGGCTCAGGACACAAACCAGCCCCCTCCAGGAGCCCCTCACTCGGAACCTGAGGGGGCTGTGTGAGTGAGGGCTCGGGCTCCCCAGCCCCGGGCTGGTCGGGGCAGCAGGCGGGGCGGGTGGGGGCCGCTGGGAGGACCCAGGCCCAGGGCTTGTCCCGCCAGTGCTGGAGCAACGCCCGCCCATCGTGACCGACCTGCATGTTCCCGGC
Proteins encoded in this region:
- the FAM166A gene encoding ciliary microtubule inner protein 2A isoform X2; this encodes MVARQQGSSLDGGRHRRGAGGSPAELRRDDSPSEAQPLLARTSLHPWLRYRVGDTYGRTTAQLLTDPSVQKSPCSVLAPVAKPKFIEDFSKPKPPFVPCRDLIEPYIPHYTGKPPAPLHLGPATPQDALLPAVAQSCPVHTGLKPYKNFEMLGRFPPQEADAQGSLGGENVSRQVPLPAGFMPYPPYAPCPPGRKGDSRDLGHPGLRLALGEEAWKSTAPACEAPGQYQLYHCRRDESPPLAHWQETLDVGRFHRLPQLGHPKLIQRKAISGYAGFVPRFAWVMGMNYRDGVTQAMDEFDKSQFLLRNPICALGERLPSTHWPSNTIYRSQGLIPFYMGFIPSMQDNYALTFGNSTRKAYQKELERRSRTL
- the FAM166A gene encoding ciliary microtubule inner protein 2A isoform X5; its protein translation is MVARQQGSSLDGGRHRRGAGGSPAELRRDDSPSEAQPLLARTSLHPWLRYRVGDTYGRTTAQLLTDPSVQKSPCSVLAPVAKPKFIEDFSKPKPPFVPCRDLIEPYIPHYTGLKPYKNFEMLGRFPPQEADAQGSLGGENVSRQVPLPAGFMPYPPYAPCPPGRKGDSRDLGHPGLRLALGEEAWKSTAPACEAPGQYQLYHCRRDESPPLAHWQETLDVGRFHRLPQLGHPKLIQRKAISGYAGFVPRFAWVMGMNYRDGVTQAMDEFDKSQFLLRNPICALGERLPSTHWPSNTIYRSQGLIPFYMGFIPSMQDNYALTFGNSTRKAYQKELERRSRTL
- the FAM166A gene encoding ciliary microtubule inner protein 2A isoform X6, coding for MTAPQKHNLFSPEPHYIPGYAGFYPQLRYRVGDTYGRTTAQLLTDPSVQKSPCSVLAPVAKPKFIEDFSKPKPPFVPCRDLIEPYIPHYTGLKPYKNFEMLGRFPPQEADAQGSLGGENVSRQVPLPAGFMPYPPYAPCPPGRKGDSRDLGHPGLRLALGEEAWKSTAPACEAPGQYQLYHCRRDESPPLAHWQETLDVGRFHRLPQLGHPKLIQRKAISGYAGFVPRFAWVMGMNYRDGVTQAMDEFDKSQFLLRNPICALGERLPSTHWPSNTIYRSQGLIPFYMGFIPSMQDNYALTFGNSTRKAYQKELERRSRTL
- the FAM166A gene encoding ciliary microtubule inner protein 2A isoform X1 encodes the protein MVARQQGSSLDGGRHRRGAGGSPAELRRDDSPSEAQPLLARTSLHPWLRYRVGDTYGRTTAQLLTDPSVQKSPCSVLAPVAKPKFIEDFSKPKPPFVPCRDLIEPYIPHYTGKPPAPLHLGPATPQDALLPAVAQSCPVHTGLKPYKNFEMLGRFPPQEADAQGSLGGENVSRQVPLPAGFMPYPPYAPCPPGRKGDSRDLGHPGLRLALGEEAWKSTAPACEAPGQYQVTEGHPRNTGTRPHPSQTWQGLGSDLRLPISAVPLQEGRVPTPRPLAGDTRRGQVPQAAAAGPPQADPAQGHLRLCRLCPSVCLGDGDELSRWGHTGYGRVRQEPGVWTPPLGEQGCLHPLASLGEALPSPEAIPCAPLYPQAMSF
- the FAM166A gene encoding ciliary microtubule inner protein 2A isoform X4, with protein sequence MVARQQGSSLDGGRHRRGAGGSPAELRRDDSPSEAQPLLARTSLHPWLRYRVGDTYGRTTAQLLTDPSVQKSPCSVLAPVAKPKFIEDFSKPKPPFVPCRDLIEPYIPHYTGLKPYKNFEMLGRFPPQEADAQGSLGGENVSRQVPLPAGFMPYPPYAPCPPGRKGDSRDLGHPGLRLALGEEAWKSTAPACEAPGQYQVTEGHPRNTGTRPHPSQTWQGLGSDLRLPISAVPLQEGRVPTPRPLAGDTRRGQVPQAAAAGPPQADPAQGHLRLCRLCPSVCLGDGDELSRWGHTGYGRVRQEPGVWTPPLGEQGCLHPLASLGEALPSPEAIPCAPLYPQAMSF
- the FAM166A gene encoding ciliary microtubule inner protein 2A isoform X3, whose protein sequence is MTAPQKHNLFSPEPHYIPGYAGFYPQLRYRVGDTYGRTTAQLLTDPSVQKSPCSVLAPVAKPKFIEDFSKPKPPFVPCRDLIEPYIPHYTGKPPAPLHLGPATPQDALLPAVAQSCPVHTGLKPYKNFEMLGRFPPQEADAQGSLGGENVSRQVPLPAGFMPYPPYAPCPPGRKGDSRDLGHPGLRLALGEEAWKSTAPACEAPGQYQVTEGHPRNTGTRPHPSQTWQGLGSDLRLPISAVPLQEGRVPTPRPLAGDTRRGQVPQAAAAGPPQADPAQGHLRLCRLCPSVCLGDGDELSRWGHTGYGRVRQEPGVWTPPLGEQGCLHPLASLGEALPSPEAIPCAPLYPQAMSF